From Campylobacter showae CSUNSWCD, one genomic window encodes:
- a CDS encoding amidohydrolase → MDEVAAKVEALKDEMVKNRRFFHSHPETGFFTFFTTAKIASELKKLGYSLKMGREIMKPEARAGLGSEKDKEKYLERAKSLLSADEREFLPVMEDGLTGVIAELDTGRPGKTLAFRFDIDGVDVTESKDEAHRPFKEGFRADIDGITHACGHDGHITIGLAMAKLIAQNLDDFEGKFRFIFQTAEEGTRGAVPMEQAGVLEGVDYLLGGHIGFQAKTSGGIICGTNKLLATSKFDVNFTGRSAHAAGAPQEGANALLAAAQAALAMHGITRHADGVTRINVGVLRAGEGRNVIAPNGYIACETRGETTELNEFMFKKCMDIVAGVAQMYGVQYDVKLTGGTSGGDSSEEITDIYERAARQSPFIKDELIVRDLNFGACEDFAHFMHAVQKAGGKSGYLMIGTKLAAGHHNGAFDFDESALLSGTDVFLRSAYAINGKDA, encoded by the coding sequence ATGGACGAGGTAGCAGCAAAAGTAGAAGCGCTAAAAGACGAAATGGTGAAAAATAGGCGGTTTTTTCACTCTCATCCCGAGACGGGTTTTTTCACGTTTTTTACGACGGCAAAGATCGCTAGCGAGCTAAAAAAGCTCGGCTACAGCCTAAAAATGGGACGCGAGATAATGAAACCTGAAGCTAGAGCTGGGCTTGGCAGCGAAAAAGATAAAGAAAAATATCTAGAGCGTGCAAAAAGCCTGCTAAGCGCTGATGAGCGAGAGTTTTTGCCCGTGATGGAGGATGGGCTAACGGGCGTAATAGCCGAGCTTGATACGGGCAGGCCGGGCAAGACGCTTGCGTTTAGATTCGACATCGACGGTGTGGACGTGACCGAGAGCAAGGATGAGGCGCACAGGCCGTTTAAGGAGGGCTTTAGAGCCGATATAGACGGCATCACGCACGCCTGCGGGCATGACGGGCACATCACGATTGGCCTAGCGATGGCTAAACTCATCGCGCAAAATTTGGACGATTTTGAGGGCAAATTTAGATTTATATTTCAAACCGCCGAGGAGGGCACCAGAGGCGCCGTGCCGATGGAGCAAGCGGGCGTGCTAGAGGGCGTGGATTACCTGCTAGGCGGTCACATCGGCTTTCAGGCAAAGACTAGCGGCGGCATCATCTGCGGCACGAACAAGCTTCTTGCGACATCGAAATTTGACGTAAATTTTACGGGTAGATCGGCTCACGCGGCGGGCGCTCCGCAAGAAGGCGCAAACGCTCTACTGGCCGCGGCCCAGGCTGCTCTAGCTATGCACGGTATCACGCGTCATGCAGACGGCGTCACGCGCATAAACGTGGGCGTTTTGCGAGCGGGCGAGGGGCGAAACGTCATCGCACCAAATGGCTACATCGCCTGCGAAACGCGCGGCGAAACTACCGAGCTAAACGAATTTATGTTTAAAAAATGTATGGATATCGTTGCAGGCGTTGCGCAGATGTACGGCGTGCAGTACGACGTGAAGCTAACCGGCGGCACGAGCGGAGGCGACAGCAGCGAGGAGATCACCGATATCTACGAGCGCGCCGCGCGTCAGTCGCCTTTTATCAAGGACGAGCTCATCGTGCGGGATCTAAATTTCGGCGCTTGCGAGGACTTCGCGCACTTTATGCACGCCGTGCAAAAAGCAGGCGGCAAGAGCGGCTACCTGATGATCGGCACCAAGCTGGCCGCTGGGCATCACAACGGTGCGTTTGACTTTGACGAGAGCGCTCTGCTATCTGGCACGGACGTGTTTTTACGCTCGGCATACGCGATAAACGGCAAGGACGCGTGA
- a CDS encoding F0F1 ATP synthase subunit A, producing MQENLFLFTGWIASLFTDNEHVIHAVNYAGHLVLVAIIVLIVAKFATKNLQLVPRGTQNILEAYLEGVVSMGKDVLGSEALSRKYLPLVATIGLIVFVSNIIGIIPGFEAPTSSLNLTLTLALVVFVFYHYEGIRVNGVVKYFAHFMGPNKWLAPIMFIVEIVSHLSRVVSLSFRLFGNIKGDDLFLLVVLALASYAALPAFVLLTFMACLQTFIFMILTYVYLAGAILISHDEH from the coding sequence ATGCAAGAAAATTTGTTTTTGTTTACAGGTTGGATCGCTTCTTTGTTTACCGACAACGAGCATGTTATCCACGCGGTAAATTACGCGGGACATCTCGTTTTAGTCGCGATTATCGTGCTCATCGTGGCAAAATTTGCAACTAAAAATTTGCAACTCGTGCCTCGCGGAACGCAAAACATCCTCGAAGCGTATTTAGAAGGCGTCGTATCCATGGGCAAGGACGTGCTAGGTAGCGAAGCGCTATCTAGAAAATACCTGCCGCTAGTCGCGACCATCGGTTTGATCGTATTCGTAAGTAACATAATAGGCATAATACCTGGATTTGAGGCCCCGACTTCGAGCTTAAATTTGACCCTCACTCTAGCACTCGTGGTTTTCGTGTTTTACCACTACGAAGGTATCCGCGTAAACGGCGTGGTTAAGTATTTTGCTCACTTCATGGGGCCAAACAAATGGCTAGCTCCGATAATGTTTATCGTCGAGATCGTTTCGCATCTGTCTCGCGTAGTATCGCTTTCTTTCCGACTTTTCGGTAACATCAAGGGCGATGATTTGTTTCTTTTGGTTGTGCTTGCTCTCGCGTCTTACGCTGCGCTCCCGGCGTTTGTCTTGCTTACGTTTATGGCATGCTTGCAAACATTTATCTTTATGATTCTTACTTACGTGTATCTTGCCGGCGCGATTTTAATCAGCCACGACGAGCACTAA
- the gatB gene encoding Asp-tRNA(Asn)/Glu-tRNA(Gln) amidotransferase subunit GatB has translation MFEVVIGLEVHTQLNTKTKIFCSCSTSFGDEANTHVCPTCLALPGSLPVLNKEAVRKAISFGAAVNATINKRSVFNRKNYFYPDLPKAYQISQFEIPIVEKGELFIDVNGEKKRIGITRAHLEEDAGKNIHESGQSLVDLNRAGTPLLEIVSEPDLRSSDEAVAYLKKLHSILRFLNISDANMQEGSFRCDANVSIRPKGDSKLYTRVEIKNLNSFRFIQKAIDYEVERQSAAWEDGKYDEEVYQETRLFDTVNLVTRSMRGKEDSAEYRYFPDPDLLPVEIPEEMYNEAIKIPELAEQKVARYERELGIKEDDALILTSSVETAKYFEELVDAKISPKLAVTWLIVELLGRLKNGATIETSPVNSAKMIELLRRIEDGTISAKAAKEVLDYLMENDASVDGVIEKLGLKQVSDDSAIVAIIDQILSANADKVAEYKSGKDKLFGFFVGQTMKEGKGAFNPAKVNELLKEKLG, from the coding sequence ATGTTTGAAGTCGTTATCGGGCTTGAGGTTCACACTCAGCTTAATACAAAAACTAAAATTTTCTGCTCTTGCTCCACGAGCTTCGGCGATGAGGCAAATACGCACGTTTGTCCGACCTGCCTGGCGTTACCTGGATCTTTGCCAGTGCTAAACAAAGAAGCCGTGAGAAAGGCGATAAGCTTTGGCGCGGCGGTAAATGCGACTATAAATAAACGCTCGGTTTTTAACCGTAAAAATTACTTTTATCCCGACCTTCCAAAAGCCTATCAAATTTCGCAGTTTGAGATACCGATAGTGGAAAAAGGCGAGCTTTTTATTGATGTAAACGGCGAGAAAAAACGCATCGGCATCACTCGCGCGCACCTTGAAGAGGACGCGGGCAAAAACATCCACGAGAGCGGACAAAGCCTAGTCGATCTAAACCGCGCTGGCACGCCGCTGCTTGAGATCGTGAGCGAGCCTGACTTGCGCAGCTCCGACGAAGCGGTCGCGTACCTAAAAAAACTGCACTCGATTTTGCGATTTTTAAACATTAGCGACGCCAATATGCAGGAAGGAAGCTTCCGCTGCGACGCTAACGTCTCCATCCGTCCAAAGGGCGACAGCAAGCTTTATACGCGTGTCGAGATTAAAAATTTAAACTCGTTTAGATTTATCCAAAAAGCGATCGACTACGAGGTCGAGCGTCAAAGTGCGGCGTGGGAAGACGGCAAATACGATGAAGAAGTTTATCAAGAGACTCGCCTTTTTGATACCGTAAATTTGGTCACGCGCTCTATGCGAGGCAAGGAAGATAGCGCCGAGTATAGATATTTTCCAGATCCAGACCTGCTACCTGTCGAGATCCCGGAGGAGATGTATAACGAAGCGATCAAGATCCCTGAGCTTGCCGAGCAAAAAGTCGCTAGATACGAGCGTGAGCTTGGCATCAAAGAGGACGATGCGCTGATTTTAACTAGCAGCGTGGAGACGGCGAAGTATTTCGAGGAGCTCGTGGATGCTAAGATATCGCCGAAGCTTGCCGTAACGTGGCTCATCGTCGAGCTTTTGGGGCGTCTTAAAAACGGTGCTACGATCGAGACATCGCCAGTAAATTCGGCTAAGATGATAGAGCTTTTGCGCCGCATAGAAGACGGCACGATAAGCGCCAAGGCGGCAAAAGAAGTACTTGACTATCTTATGGAAAATGACGCGAGTGTGGACGGCGTCATCGAAAAATTGGGATTAAAACAGGTGAGCGACGACTCGGCTATCGTAGCGATAATAGATCAAATTTTAAGTGCGAACGCCGACAAGGTAGCTGAGTATAAGAGCGGCAAGGACAAGCTTTTTGGATTTTTCGTCGGCCAAACGATGAAAGAAGGCAAAGGCGCGTTTAATCCCGCAAAAGTAAATGAGCTTTTAAAAGAAAAATTAGGATAA
- a CDS encoding NAD(P)H-dependent glycerol-3-phosphate dehydrogenase yields the protein MKIAIIGAGKWGSALFHALSQRNDCVISSRRQLEGVHFVGLEEALKRDLLVVAIPSQSVSGWLKEHFKNFGQKILVASKGIETSSLRFLDEIYEQHVSAANLAFLSGPSFAKEIQNDLPCALVINSKNEALAREISELFPQNIKAYASSDVIGAEIAGAYKNVIAIAGGICDGLGLGNSARASLISRGLVEMARFGEYFGAQQQTFLGLSGAGDLFLTASSVLSRNYRVGLGLAKNESLNKILNDLGEVAEGVDTSYAIEKIAAGKGIYTPIVNEVAAMLRGKDVQESLRDLLSKK from the coding sequence ATGAAAATAGCCATCATCGGAGCGGGGAAGTGGGGCAGCGCGCTTTTTCATGCGCTTTCGCAAAGAAACGACTGCGTTATCAGCTCGCGCAGACAGCTTGAAGGCGTGCATTTTGTCGGCTTAGAGGAGGCGCTAAAGCGTGATCTGCTGGTCGTTGCCATACCTTCTCAGTCCGTTAGCGGTTGGCTAAAAGAGCATTTTAAAAACTTTGGACAGAAAATTTTAGTCGCCTCAAAAGGTATCGAAACATCGAGCTTACGTTTTTTGGATGAGATTTACGAGCAGCACGTTAGTGCGGCAAATTTGGCCTTTTTATCGGGCCCTAGCTTTGCTAAAGAGATACAAAACGACCTTCCTTGCGCGCTTGTGATAAACTCCAAAAACGAAGCCCTAGCACGCGAGATCTCAGAGCTTTTCCCGCAAAATATCAAAGCCTACGCTAGCAGTGACGTTATCGGTGCCGAGATCGCGGGCGCGTATAAAAACGTCATCGCTATCGCAGGCGGTATCTGCGACGGACTCGGGCTTGGCAATAGCGCTCGCGCCAGCCTTATTTCGCGCGGACTCGTCGAGATGGCGAGATTTGGCGAGTATTTCGGCGCGCAGCAGCAGACCTTTTTGGGTCTTAGCGGGGCGGGCGATCTGTTTCTCACGGCTTCATCGGTACTCTCGCGTAACTACCGCGTAGGCTTAGGACTTGCCAAAAACGAGAGCCTCAATAAAATCCTAAACGATCTAGGCGAGGTCGCAGAGGGCGTGGATACCTCCTACGCGATAGAAAAGATCGCCGCCGGCAAGGGCATCTATACGCCGATAGTAAACGAGGTCGCGGCGATGCTGCGCGGTAAAGACGTGCAGGAAAGCCTGAGAGATCTACTAAGTAAAAAATAA
- a CDS encoding aspartate carbamoyltransferase catalytic subunit, which produces MSYTKKDLVTAANLTKDEIYHFLNLAKEFKALNNSETKKAKSLYGKTTVNAFFENSTRTRTSFEIAAKRLGADAINFTASSSSTKKGETLIDTVHNIVAMKTDIVVVRHYSSGAAKFIAENTDAHVINAGDGLNEHPSQALLDLFTILENRGSLENLTVAIIGDIFHSRVARSNIYVLKTLGAKVKLFGPPMFLTGMEAFGCQICSDMQGAIEDSDVIIMLRIQLERQDDEIAFPSVREYSKFFGLTQAKMKYAKDGVMILHPGPINRGVEINSDVADDPRYSHVLNQVENGVAVRMAILDTLIKNKGAK; this is translated from the coding sequence ATGAGCTATACCAAAAAAGACCTCGTAACCGCTGCAAATTTAACCAAAGACGAAATTTACCATTTCCTAAATTTAGCCAAGGAGTTTAAGGCGCTAAACAACTCCGAGACCAAAAAAGCCAAGTCGCTCTACGGCAAAACGACCGTAAACGCCTTTTTCGAAAACTCGACTAGGACGCGAACGAGCTTTGAAATCGCGGCTAAGCGCCTAGGAGCCGACGCTATAAATTTCACCGCCTCAAGCTCCAGCACTAAAAAGGGCGAAACACTCATCGACACCGTTCACAACATCGTCGCGATGAAAACGGATATCGTAGTAGTGCGCCACTACAGCTCGGGTGCGGCTAAATTTATCGCCGAGAATACCGACGCTCACGTCATAAACGCAGGCGACGGCCTAAACGAGCACCCTAGCCAAGCGCTGCTTGATCTTTTTACTATACTGGAAAATCGCGGCAGCCTAGAAAATCTCACGGTCGCCATCATCGGAGATATCTTTCACAGCCGCGTGGCGCGCTCAAATATCTACGTCCTAAAAACGCTCGGAGCCAAGGTTAAGCTCTTTGGTCCGCCGATGTTTTTAACGGGTATGGAGGCTTTTGGCTGTCAAATTTGCTCCGATATGCAAGGGGCGATCGAGGACTCGGACGTCATCATCATGCTACGTATCCAGCTAGAGCGCCAGGACGATGAGATCGCATTTCCGTCCGTGCGCGAATACTCTAAATTTTTCGGCCTAACCCAAGCCAAAATGAAATACGCCAAAGATGGCGTCATGATCCTACACCCAGGCCCGATAAACCGCGGCGTCGAGATAAACTCCGACGTAGCCGACGATCCGCGCTACTCGCACGTGCTAAATCAGGTCGAAAACGGCGTCGCCGTCAGGATGGCGATCCTAGATACTCTCATCAAAAACAAAGGCGCAAAATGA
- the rarD gene encoding EamA family transporter RarD → MQDKNQTKIGFIYGLLVFMIWGVFPIYFKQLSALSATEIVAHRIIWSVLLLFLLLKFGRKLGAAEKILSNKKTTFWLFVTGLLIAANWWIYVYAVNIGKIVETSLGYFINPLVNMLLGVLILKEKLSRAGKFAIAIVFVAIGVQIYDAGGLPIISIILPITFGFYSLIRKRLSVPSLEGLFVETALIAPIALVALFFVAASGQNHFSFSWFGLLIALCGPATVVPLLLFNSAATRLNLSTIGYLQYISPSMQLLLAVFYYGEQISALKALSFLLIWSALAVVSFSAIYSKKSKISV, encoded by the coding sequence ATGCAAGACAAAAATCAAACCAAAATCGGCTTCATCTACGGCCTATTGGTCTTTATGATCTGGGGTGTTTTTCCTATTTATTTTAAACAGCTCAGCGCGCTTTCGGCCACCGAGATCGTCGCTCACCGTATCATTTGGTCGGTGCTACTTTTGTTTTTGCTACTCAAATTTGGCCGCAAACTAGGCGCAGCGGAGAAAATTTTAAGCAATAAGAAAACCACGTTTTGGCTATTTGTCACGGGACTTCTCATCGCCGCCAACTGGTGGATCTACGTCTATGCCGTAAATATCGGCAAGATCGTAGAAACCAGCCTAGGATACTTCATAAATCCTCTCGTAAATATGCTCCTTGGCGTGCTGATTTTAAAAGAAAAGCTATCGCGCGCGGGCAAATTTGCCATCGCTATCGTCTTCGTCGCTATCGGCGTTCAAATTTACGACGCGGGCGGCCTACCTATCATATCTATCATTTTGCCTATCACGTTTGGATTTTATTCGCTCATTAGAAAGCGCCTTAGCGTGCCCTCTTTAGAGGGGCTTTTCGTCGAGACCGCACTCATTGCTCCTATCGCGCTCGTCGCGCTATTTTTCGTAGCCGCTAGCGGACAAAATCACTTTAGCTTTTCGTGGTTCGGGCTTTTGATCGCTCTTTGCGGGCCTGCGACCGTCGTGCCGCTTTTACTTTTTAACTCGGCGGCTACTAGGCTAAATTTAAGCACGATCGGCTATTTGCAGTATATTTCGCCTTCGATGCAGCTTTTGCTTGCCGTTTTTTACTACGGTGAGCAAATTAGCGCGCTCAAAGCGCTGTCGTTTTTGCTGATCTGGAGCGCGCTAGCGGTGGTTAGCTTTAGCGCGATTTATAGTAAAAAAAGCAAAATTTCAGTATAA
- a CDS encoding class II 3-deoxy-7-phosphoheptulonate synthase produces the protein MWSRDSWRKFNILQQPSYPDEVLLKKAEDKLKTMPPLVFAGEARNLKQDLAKVCNGEAFLLQGGDCAESFSNFNAVNIRDMFKVMLQMAIVLTFAGRCPVVKVGRVAGQFAKPRSSDYEEQGGVKLPSYRGDIINGFEFNAEARVADPNRMIEAYYQSASTMNLLRAFSRGGLADLHEVNRWNLGFIKKPELDAKYGELARQLSQTLAFMGACGINASNTPALSETKVYTSHEALLLPYEEALTREDSLTGDWYDCSAHMLWIGERTRGVNDAHVHFLSGVHNPLGVKIGPNATAQDVIALANALNPQNEAGRLNVIIRMGADKIGERLPKILREVKREGLNIVYSIDPMHGNTIKAANGYKTREFDKILAEVQSFFEIHRAEGTHAGGVHLEMTGQDVTECTGGSFKLNEDDLAHRYETQCDPRLNADQSLELAFLIAEFLKKI, from the coding sequence ATGTGGAGCAGAGATTCGTGGAGAAAATTTAATATCTTGCAGCAGCCCAGCTACCCAGACGAGGTCTTGCTAAAAAAGGCCGAGGATAAGCTAAAAACGATGCCGCCGCTAGTTTTTGCCGGCGAGGCTAGAAACCTAAAGCAAGACCTAGCTAAAGTTTGCAACGGCGAAGCGTTTTTATTGCAAGGGGGCGACTGTGCGGAGAGCTTTTCAAATTTTAACGCCGTAAATATCCGCGATATGTTTAAAGTGATGCTGCAAATGGCGATCGTTTTGACGTTTGCCGGACGCTGTCCCGTCGTAAAAGTAGGGCGCGTGGCTGGTCAGTTTGCCAAGCCTAGAAGCTCGGACTACGAGGAGCAAGGCGGCGTAAAGTTACCCAGCTACCGCGGCGACATCATAAACGGTTTTGAATTTAATGCCGAGGCTCGCGTGGCCGATCCAAACCGCATGATCGAAGCGTATTATCAAAGCGCATCCACGATGAACCTGCTTCGCGCCTTTTCTCGCGGCGGTCTAGCCGATCTTCACGAGGTAAATCGCTGGAATCTTGGCTTTATCAAAAAACCCGAGCTTGACGCCAAATACGGCGAACTAGCTAGGCAGCTGAGCCAAACACTAGCATTTATGGGCGCTTGCGGTATAAATGCCTCAAATACTCCCGCGCTTAGCGAAACCAAGGTCTACACCTCGCACGAGGCGCTTTTGCTGCCGTACGAGGAGGCTCTAACTAGAGAGGATAGCCTCACTGGCGACTGGTACGACTGCTCGGCGCATATGCTCTGGATCGGCGAGCGCACGCGCGGCGTAAACGATGCTCACGTGCATTTTCTAAGCGGCGTGCACAATCCTTTAGGCGTAAAGATCGGACCAAACGCAACCGCGCAGGACGTCATCGCGCTCGCAAATGCGCTAAATCCGCAAAACGAAGCGGGTAGACTAAACGTAATAATCAGAATGGGCGCGGATAAAATCGGCGAGCGGCTACCTAAAATCCTACGCGAAGTAAAACGCGAAGGCCTAAATATCGTCTACAGCATCGATCCTATGCACGGCAACACGATAAAAGCCGCAAACGGCTACAAAACGCGCGAATTTGATAAAATCCTAGCCGAAGTGCAGAGCTTTTTTGAGATACATAGAGCCGAGGGCACGCATGCTGGCGGCGTGCATCTAGAGATGACGGGCCAGGACGTGACCGAATGTACGGGCGGGTCGTTTAAGCTAAACGAGGATGATCTGGCGCACAGATACGAAACGCAGTGCGATCCGCGCTTAAACGCCGATCAGTCGCTAGAA
- a CDS encoding dihydroorotase, whose amino-acid sequence MKTLIKNGTIVNHNGSQKANVFIDGDKIALVTADEPAADKVIDASGKLVMPGLIDMHVHFRDPGLEYKDDINTGSETAVAGGVTTCCPMANTNPVNDNAVVTRDMVAKAKARGLIDLLPIGAITSKMDGKKCVEMGDMTEAGAVAFSDDGLPVASSDVMRYALEYSKHFGSFVINHSQDCSLCRGGHMNEGRVSAILGIKGMPREQEEIMVSRDLLLAKLTGGHIHIAHVSSEWSLKLIAQARAAGINVTCEATPHHFTYTEDELLGYDTNFKMSPPLRTKSDVEAIRDGLKSGLIDVIVTDHAPHHNDEKFLEFDKAPFGILGLQTLVPMTLELVNDGVISIEQMAALTSYNAAKILKLKDKGVIAEGYLADITIIDPGFEYLYDKSLNKSKSQNSPLLGKMLKGAAVITIKSGKTVFEFPNVVA is encoded by the coding sequence ATGAAAACTCTCATCAAAAACGGCACGATCGTAAATCATAACGGCTCGCAAAAAGCAAACGTCTTTATAGATGGCGACAAGATCGCTCTAGTCACCGCGGACGAACCGGCGGCGGATAAGGTAATAGACGCTAGCGGCAAGCTCGTGATGCCGGGACTTATCGATATGCACGTGCATTTTAGGGATCCAGGCCTTGAGTATAAAGACGATATAAACACAGGCTCTGAAACCGCGGTCGCTGGCGGCGTAACCACCTGCTGCCCGATGGCCAACACAAACCCCGTAAACGACAACGCCGTCGTCACGCGCGATATGGTAGCTAAAGCTAAAGCCCGAGGCCTCATCGACCTGCTACCAATCGGTGCGATAACGAGCAAGATGGACGGCAAAAAATGCGTAGAGATGGGCGATATGACTGAGGCGGGCGCAGTGGCGTTTAGCGACGACGGCCTACCCGTAGCTAGCAGCGACGTGATGAGATACGCGCTTGAGTACTCAAAGCACTTCGGCAGCTTCGTCATCAACCACTCCCAAGACTGCTCGCTGTGCCGCGGTGGCCACATGAACGAGGGCCGCGTCTCGGCGATACTAGGCATCAAGGGCATGCCGCGCGAGCAAGAAGAGATTATGGTCTCGCGCGATCTACTACTAGCCAAGCTAACAGGCGGCCACATCCACATCGCGCACGTTAGCTCCGAGTGGTCGCTAAAACTCATCGCGCAGGCTCGCGCAGCCGGCATAAACGTGACCTGCGAGGCGACTCCGCACCACTTTACCTATACCGAGGACGAGCTGCTAGGCTACGATACGAATTTTAAAATGTCGCCGCCGCTTCGCACGAAATCAGACGTAGAGGCGATCAGAGATGGTCTAAAAAGCGGCCTCATCGACGTCATCGTGACCGACCACGCTCCGCACCATAACGACGAGAAATTTTTAGAATTCGACAAGGCGCCGTTTGGAATACTCGGCCTACAAACCCTCGTACCTATGACGCTAGAGTTGGTAAACGACGGCGTGATAAGTATCGAACAGATGGCGGCTCTGACGTCCTATAATGCAGCTAAAATTTTAAAACTAAAAGACAAGGGCGTTATCGCAGAAGGCTACCTCGCCGACATCACGATAATCGATCCAGGTTTCGAGTATCTATACGACAAAAGCCTAAATAAATCAAAATCCCAAAACTCCCCGCTGCTAGGCAAAATGCTAAAAGGCGCGGCGGTAATCACGATAAAAAGCGGCAAAACGGTGTTTGAGTTTCCAAACGTCGTGGCGTGA
- a CDS encoding glycoside hydrolase family 3 N-terminal domain-containing protein, giving the protein MKKFIAALFSALFLAGLPTALNATDAQAQEKPTLRKMIAQMIMVGFNGSDPKTAKEAVSEAKYQRFGGVMLLGKNISDKKNLKALTSAFKEAQKGIFIAIDEEGGQITRFKDKSGFETFISAQKVAKTLDLAAAGELYAKMAQQLKDVGVNVNFAPVADVLNPKSTIIGSRGRAFSADIDEVSLYASEFMKASQARGVIAAMKHFPGHGNVEADSHTAKVVIEKFDYTELKPYFDAVRKNEAKMIMVGHIYLMQRDTELPASLSPAIIDGLLRGELKFDGVVISDDMLMGGLKDFALQERVINFINAGGDVMLFSDYKIDGRRTAELVTQLVVDAVGAKQIPKERIEESYERIMKLKNSLQ; this is encoded by the coding sequence ATGAAAAAGTTTATCGCCGCGCTTTTTTCGGCGCTATTTTTAGCGGGTTTGCCGACCGCGCTAAACGCCACAGATGCGCAAGCACAAGAAAAGCCGACTCTTCGCAAAATGATAGCCCAAATGATAATGGTCGGCTTCAACGGCTCTGATCCCAAAACCGCCAAAGAAGCCGTCTCGGAGGCCAAATATCAGCGTTTCGGCGGCGTGATGTTGCTCGGTAAAAATATCTCGGACAAAAAGAACCTCAAGGCGTTAACAAGCGCATTTAAAGAGGCGCAAAAAGGCATTTTCATCGCTATCGACGAGGAGGGCGGGCAAATCACGAGATTTAAGGATAAGAGCGGGTTTGAGACCTTTATCTCGGCGCAAAAAGTAGCAAAAACGCTCGATCTAGCTGCTGCTGGCGAGCTTTACGCTAAGATGGCGCAGCAACTAAAAGACGTCGGCGTGAACGTAAATTTCGCCCCAGTAGCCGACGTGCTAAATCCAAAATCCACCATCATCGGCTCGCGCGGCAGAGCGTTTAGCGCCGATATAGACGAGGTTTCGCTGTACGCAAGCGAGTTTATGAAGGCCTCGCAAGCTCGCGGCGTGATAGCTGCGATGAAGCACTTTCCAGGCCACGGTAACGTCGAGGCCGACAGTCACACTGCCAAGGTCGTGATCGAAAAATTCGACTATACCGAGCTTAAGCCGTATTTTGACGCGGTTCGCAAAAACGAAGCCAAGATGATAATGGTCGGCCACATCTACCTCATGCAGCGCGATACCGAGCTACCGGCCTCGCTCTCGCCGGCGATCATCGACGGCTTACTGCGCGGCGAGCTAAAATTTGACGGCGTAGTCATCAGCGACGACATGCTCATGGGCGGACTAAAGGACTTTGCGCTGCAAGAAAGGGTGATAAACTTTATCAACGCAGGCGGCGACGTGATGCTCTTTAGCGACTACAAGATAGACGGGCGCAGGACCGCAGAGCTCGTCACGCAGCTAGTCGTAGACGCAGTTGGCGCCAAGCAGATACCAAAAGAGCGTATCGAGGAATCCTACGAGCGGATAATGAAACTAAAAAATAGCTTACAATAG
- a CDS encoding TSUP family transporter — protein sequence MDFDFGVTAYLIFFAVAFAAGFVDAIAGGGGLIALPTIMAMGVPPHVALATNKLQGTFGSFTAALNFAQKGMINFREVFIGIVFTFIGACIGTVLILFLSAEFLRVIIPFCLIAIFIYTLLMPKVGDEDRAARMNARAFYVIFGLILGFYDGFFGPGAGSFWTFAMVALIGLNMKKAVAHTKILNFTSNIVSLVVFIAGGQILWTVGLLMGVGQVLGAYFGSNMVMKKDVKFVRVVFLAVVGATILKLVYDRFFA from the coding sequence ATGGACTTTGACTTCGGCGTTACGGCGTATTTGATATTTTTTGCGGTGGCGTTTGCGGCGGGCTTCGTCGATGCGATCGCGGGCGGAGGCGGACTGATCGCGCTACCCACGATCATGGCTATGGGCGTACCGCCTCACGTGGCGCTAGCTACAAACAAGCTTCAAGGCACTTTCGGTAGCTTCACCGCGGCGCTAAATTTTGCTCAAAAAGGCATGATAAATTTCCGCGAAGTTTTTATTGGCATCGTTTTTACCTTTATTGGCGCGTGCATCGGCACGGTGCTTATTTTGTTTTTGAGCGCCGAGTTTTTGCGCGTTATTATCCCGTTTTGTTTGATAGCGATTTTCATCTATACGCTTTTGATGCCAAAAGTCGGCGACGAGGATAGGGCTGCCCGAATGAACGCGCGAGCCTTTTACGTGATATTTGGCCTAATTTTAGGCTTTTACGACGGATTTTTCGGGCCTGGAGCGGGCAGTTTTTGGACGTTTGCGATGGTTGCGCTCATCGGGCTAAATATGAAAAAAGCCGTCGCGCATACGAAAATCCTAAATTTTACCAGCAACATCGTCTCTCTAGTCGTTTTCATCGCGGGCGGACAGATACTTTGGACGGTCGGGCTTTTGATGGGCGTAGGGCAGGTTTTAGGCGCGTACTTTGGCTCAAATATGGTCATGAAAAAGGACGTTAAATTTGTTAGAGTCGTGTTTTTAGCCGTCGTAGGTGCGACGATACTAAAGCTTGTTTACGATAGATTTTTCGCGTGA